Proteins encoded within one genomic window of Marasmius oreades isolate 03SP1 chromosome 6, whole genome shotgun sequence:
- a CDS encoding uncharacterized protein (CAZy:GH13; CAZy:CBM20) yields MYASPSMLSTATLLFLSLFNGNGVLGKPTAEHNDTLFPLAPSGSKSVIIQMFEWTWNSIASECTNFIGPAGYGFVQVSPPAEHVQGSQWWTDYQPVSYTLTSKRGNRQQFQNMVNTCHSAGVKVIADTLLNHMAGSDSGTGIGGSSFTHYNYPGIYQNQDFHHCGLEPGDDIANYGIRAEVQTCELDNLADLATDTEYVRGRLATYVNDLLSLGVDGLRLDAAKHIASGDISNILGRLSSRPYITQEVIFGAGEAVQPSEYVNNGDVQEFRFATTVRDSFLNGAISGLQNLDNRGWVSGTQANVFVTNHDTERNGGSLNSRSPSNTYVTATIFSLAHPYGTPTILSSYSFSTIDDGAPNGGTGTCSATGGANGWLCQHRWVAFSGMVGFRNTVGTAAITNWVSPQSNRIAFGRGSAGFVAINNADSAWSSQFSTSLPNGNYCDVISGKSSSGACTGVGVAVSGGSFTATIPARSALAIHTGAKGSGGSTGGSGSGGNVAVTFVETATTVLGENIFLAGSIPELANWDPTSALALSSANYPQWSVTVNIPANTQFEYKFIRKNGGSVQWESDPNRQGTVASSGSQTITLSWK; encoded by the exons ATGTATGCGAGTCCGTCGATGTTATCGACTGCaaccctcctcttcctttcgCTCTTCAATGGCAATGGCGTTTTGGGTAAACCAACCGCTGAACATAATGATACTCTCTTCCCTCTGGCACCCTCTGGATCCAAATCTGTCATAATTCAGATGTTTGAGTGGACATGGAATAG CATTGCTTCGGAGTGCACTAACTTCATAGGTCCAGCTGGTTATGGTTTTGTTCAAG TCAGTCCGCCGGCAGAACATGTCCAGGGCTCCCAATGGTGGACAGACTACCAGCCTGTCTCTTACACTCTGACATCCAAACGCGGGAATAGACAACAATTCCAGAA CATGGTCAATACCTGCCATTCTGCCGGAGTCAAGGTCATCGCAG ATACACTCTTAAATCATATGGCTGGTAGCGATTCCGGTACCGGCATTGGAGGATCTTCGTTCACGCATTACAACTATCCTGGTATTTATCAAAATCAG GACTTCCATCATTGCGGATTGGAACCCGGTGATGATATCGCCAACTACGGCATTCGCGCGGAAGTTCAGACATGTGAACTCGACAACCTTGCAGA CTTAGCAACGGATACCGAATATGTCCGAGGTCGACTGGCTACATACGTCAATGATCTTCTTTCACTTGGTGTTGATGGTCTACGATTGGATGCTGCGAAAC ACATTGCTTCTGGAGACATCAGCAACATCTTGGGCCGTCTGAGCTCGAGACCGTACATCACTCAAGAAGTCATATTTGGAGCTGGGGAGGCTGTTCAGCCTTCGGAGTATGTCAACAATG GTGACGTACAAGA ATTCAGGTTTGCCACCACTGTGAGGGACTCGTTTTTGAACGGCGCGATATCCGGTCTTCAGAACCTCGATAACAGAG GCTGGGTATCCGGAACCCAAGCAAACGTATTCGTAACAAACCACGACACGGAGCGT AATGGCGGCTCGCTGAATAGTAGATCACCCTCAAATACATATGTGACTGCGACGATCTTCTCGCTCGCTCATCCTTACGGAACGCCTACCATTCTTTCTAGTTACTCCTTCTCGACCATCGACGATGGTGCCCCGAACGGTGGCACGGGCACTTGTTCAGCTACAGGAGGCGCAAACGGTTGGTTATGCCAGCATCGTTGGGTCGCCTTCTCCGGAATGGTGGGGTTCCGGAACACTGTTGGCACGGCAGCCATTACGAACTGGGTTTCGCCTCAATCTAACCGAATTGCTTTTGGCCGAG GATCCGCTGGTTTCGTAGCAATCAATAACGCCGATTCAGCTTGGAGTTCTCAATTCTCCACGTCCCTCCCGAACGGAAACTATTGTGATGTTATTAGCGGGAAGAGCTCGTCGGGAGCATGTACTGGTGTTGG CGTCGCTGTCTCCGGTGGCTCGTTTACCGCAACTATTCCAGCGCGAAGTGCGCTCGCGATACATACGGGAGCTAAAGGAAGCGGCGGAAGTACAGGTGGTAGTGGTAGTGGAGGAAACGTTGCGGTTACGTTTGTGGAGACTGCTACGACGGTTTTGGGCGAG AACATCTTCCTTGCTGGTAGCATTCCAGAGCTGGCGAACTGGGACCCCACGTCTGCG CTGGCGTTGTCTTCTGCTAACTATCCTCAGTGGTCGGTCACGGTTAATATCCCTGCTAACACCCAGTTCGAGTACAAGTTTATACGGAAGAATGGTGGAAGT GTTCAATGGGAATCTGATCCGAATCGCCAGGGTACAGTAGCATCTTCTGGCTCTCAAACTATCACCTTGTCATGGAAGTAG
- a CDS encoding uncharacterized protein (MEROPS:MER0018285), protein MADPLSAVVTALKREQIIPDVAPEDFNPSVLFSIIYLSGKEAILSTELAREDTLDEPQINFTPMVMSDEAAGDSTSSEGETMYTLVMTDPDAPSRAEPKYRQFRHWVITGLKSPAKTPTETDSLMALKTKLSITPYRPPGPPPGSGLHRYTFLLFQEPKGGISIPEDAKEYGAALEERRSWNAVEFGKQYGLKLVGANYFLVRSTD, encoded by the exons ATGGCTGACCCACTGTCCGCAGTGGTAACCGCTCTCAAACGCGAGCAGATCATTCCCGATGTAGCACCAGAAGACTTCAATCCCTCAGTCTTGTTCTCCATCATCTATCTTTCTGGGAAAGAAGCTATCTTGAGCACAGAACTTGCAAGAGAAGACACCTTAGACGAGCCGCAGATCAACTTTACGCCCATGGTTATGTCCGACGAGGCAGCTGGCGATTCAACAAGCAGTGAAGGGGAGACGATGTATACGTTGGTTATGACGGATCCAGATGCGCCATCGCGCGCTGAACCGAAGTACAGGCAGTTCAGGCATTGGGTG ATAACTGGGTTAAAATCACCTGCTAAAACCCCTACAGAGACTGATAGTCTTATGGCCCTGAAGACGAAACTGTCCATCACGCCCTATCGACCTCCAGGACCTCCTCCAGGCTCCGGCCTTCATCGATATA CTTTTCTCCTGTTCCAAGAACCGAAAGGAGGGATTTCCATACCAGAAGACGCAAAGGAATATGGTGCTGCATTGGAGGAGAGGCGAAGTTGGAATGCTGTCGAGTTTGGGAAACAGTATGGACTCAAACTGGTCGGGGCGAACTACTTCTTGGTTCGTTCAACCGATTAG